A genomic segment from Triticum dicoccoides isolate Atlit2015 ecotype Zavitan chromosome 1A, WEW_v2.0, whole genome shotgun sequence encodes:
- the LOC119273328 gene encoding glycerol-3-phosphate acyltransferase, chloroplastic-like isoform X2: protein MWCAEFVLRVRKEVERGKLRPDVADNFENLYYNYKNAVLQNGDPNAYQIMLSNMMDLFDRVLLDEENPFTFQPYHKAIREPFDYYTFGQNYIRPLVDFRNSYVGNISVFSDMEKQLRQGHNVVLMSNHQTEADPAVIALSLERSNPWISENIVYVAGDRVLTDPLCKPFSMGRNLLCVYSKKHMNDFPELIEMKRRANTRSLKEMALLLRGGSHIIWIAPSGGRDRPDPLTGEWHPAPFDASAVDNMRRLLEHSGVPGHIYPLSLLCYEIMPPPQQIEKEIGEQRVISFHGVGLSVAEEIKYGDVTAQSRNADEARGTFSEALYNSVVDQYNVLKSAIFRDRGAVSSNPAISLSQPWG, encoded by the exons ATGTGGTGTGCAGAGTTCGTTCTACGCGTCAGGAAGGAAGTGGAGAGAGGGAAGTTGCGTCCGGATGTTGCCGACAACTTTGAAAACCTGTACTACAATTACAAGAATGCG GTCCTACAAAATGGGGATCCAAATGCATATCAGATCATGCTTTCCAACATGATGGATTTATTTGACCGCGTTCTGCTGGATGAAGAG AATCCATTTACGTTTCAGCCTTATCACAAGGCCATCAGAGAACCGTTTGACTATTACACTTTCGGTCAGAACTACATTAGGCCACTGGTAGATTTTAG GAACTCTTATGTCGGTAACATTTCTGTATTCAGTGATATGGAGAAGCAGCTTCGGCAG GGTCATAATGTTGTTCTGATGTCTAATCATCAGACAGAAGCGGATCCAGCAGTTATTGCCTTGTCACTTGAAAGAAGCAATCCGTGGATTAGCGAGAACATA GTTTATGTTGCTGGGGATAGGGTTCTTACAGATCCTCTTTGCAAGCCATTTAGCATGGGAAG AAACCTCCTCTGTGTGTACTCAAAAAAGCATATGAATGATTTTCCTGAGCTAATTGAAATGAAGAGGAGGGCAAACACTCGAAGTCTCAAGGAAATGGCTTTGCTTTTACG TGGGGGTTCACATATAATTTGGATAGCTCCGAGTGGCGGTAGAGACCGTCCTGACCCTTTGACTGGAGAATGGCACCCG GCGCCGTTTGATGCATCTGCAGTGGATAATATGAGGAGGCTTCTGGAGCATTCTGGCGTTCCTGGGCACATATATCCATTATCATTGCTATGCTATGAGATTATGCCTCCACCACAACAG ATTGAGAAAGAGATTGGTGAGCAAAGGGTGATATCCTTCCATGGTGTAGGCTTGTCAGTAGCTGAAGAAATAAAGTATGGGGATGTTACTGCTCAATCTCGGAATGCTGATGAG GCAAGGGGGACATTCTCAGAGGCTCTGTACAATTCAGTTGTTGATCAATATAATGTCCTCAAGTCTGCTATCTTTAGAGACCGTGGAGCAGTTTCGTCAAACCCTGCCATTTCACTCTCGCAACCGTGGGGATGA
- the LOC119273328 gene encoding glycerol-3-phosphate acyltransferase, chloroplastic-like isoform X1 codes for MQAPPLAALAGGAWASHRPAILAAPASLRRPRRGALRLPAWRAAGGGRAPRLPAKGAVLASDTGADEEVAGPSPLLDVRSGQEFVLRVRKEVERGKLRPDVADNFENLYYNYKNAVLQNGDPNAYQIMLSNMMDLFDRVLLDEENPFTFQPYHKAIREPFDYYTFGQNYIRPLVDFRNSYVGNISVFSDMEKQLRQGHNVVLMSNHQTEADPAVIALSLERSNPWISENIVYVAGDRVLTDPLCKPFSMGRNLLCVYSKKHMNDFPELIEMKRRANTRSLKEMALLLRGGSHIIWIAPSGGRDRPDPLTGEWHPAPFDASAVDNMRRLLEHSGVPGHIYPLSLLCYEIMPPPQQIEKEIGEQRVISFHGVGLSVAEEIKYGDVTAQSRNADEARGTFSEALYNSVVDQYNVLKSAIFRDRGAVSSNPAISLSQPWG; via the exons ATGCAAGCCCCGCCGCTCGCCGCGCTCGCCGGAGGCGCCTGGGCCTCCCATCGACCTGCCATATTAGCGgcgccggcgagcctccgccgtccAAGGCGCGGCGCCCTCCGGCTGCCCGCGTGGAGGGCGGCCGGAGGCGGCCGGGCCCCGCGGCTACCGGCCAAGGGCGCCGTGCTCGCCTCCGACACGGGGGCGGACGAGGAGGTCGCGGGGCCATCGCCCCTTCTCGACGTGCGCAGCGGGCAAG AGTTCGTTCTACGCGTCAGGAAGGAAGTGGAGAGAGGGAAGTTGCGTCCGGATGTTGCCGACAACTTTGAAAACCTGTACTACAATTACAAGAATGCG GTCCTACAAAATGGGGATCCAAATGCATATCAGATCATGCTTTCCAACATGATGGATTTATTTGACCGCGTTCTGCTGGATGAAGAG AATCCATTTACGTTTCAGCCTTATCACAAGGCCATCAGAGAACCGTTTGACTATTACACTTTCGGTCAGAACTACATTAGGCCACTGGTAGATTTTAG GAACTCTTATGTCGGTAACATTTCTGTATTCAGTGATATGGAGAAGCAGCTTCGGCAG GGTCATAATGTTGTTCTGATGTCTAATCATCAGACAGAAGCGGATCCAGCAGTTATTGCCTTGTCACTTGAAAGAAGCAATCCGTGGATTAGCGAGAACATA GTTTATGTTGCTGGGGATAGGGTTCTTACAGATCCTCTTTGCAAGCCATTTAGCATGGGAAG AAACCTCCTCTGTGTGTACTCAAAAAAGCATATGAATGATTTTCCTGAGCTAATTGAAATGAAGAGGAGGGCAAACACTCGAAGTCTCAAGGAAATGGCTTTGCTTTTACG TGGGGGTTCACATATAATTTGGATAGCTCCGAGTGGCGGTAGAGACCGTCCTGACCCTTTGACTGGAGAATGGCACCCG GCGCCGTTTGATGCATCTGCAGTGGATAATATGAGGAGGCTTCTGGAGCATTCTGGCGTTCCTGGGCACATATATCCATTATCATTGCTATGCTATGAGATTATGCCTCCACCACAACAG ATTGAGAAAGAGATTGGTGAGCAAAGGGTGATATCCTTCCATGGTGTAGGCTTGTCAGTAGCTGAAGAAATAAAGTATGGGGATGTTACTGCTCAATCTCGGAATGCTGATGAG GCAAGGGGGACATTCTCAGAGGCTCTGTACAATTCAGTTGTTGATCAATATAATGTCCTCAAGTCTGCTATCTTTAGAGACCGTGGAGCAGTTTCGTCAAACCCTGCCATTTCACTCTCGCAACCGTGGGGATGA